A portion of the Clostridium estertheticum genome contains these proteins:
- a CDS encoding NUDIX hydrolase: MDRHFTVSIFIVYKDKVLLHLHKKAKKILPLGGHIELNELPEEACIREAQEESGLKINLYNPINNQLKNSCELAGEKLLINPMHTIFGEINPEHYHIDFVYYATAKSFDTIPGDGESNLLKWYNKEDLKNAYDVQHNILTMANEALELLSER, encoded by the coding sequence ATGGATAGGCATTTTACGGTTTCCATATTTATAGTATATAAGGATAAAGTATTATTACATTTACATAAAAAGGCTAAAAAAATACTTCCTTTAGGTGGACATATCGAATTGAATGAATTGCCAGAAGAGGCATGTATTCGTGAAGCACAAGAAGAATCAGGTTTAAAAATAAATCTATACAATCCAATAAATAACCAACTTAAGAATTCATGCGAATTGGCAGGAGAAAAATTGTTAATAAATCCCATGCACACAATTTTCGGTGAAATAAATCCAGAACATTATCATATAGACTTTGTTTATTATGCAACTGCAAAATCTTTTGATACAATACCAGGAGATGGTGAATCTAATTTACTTAAATGGTATAATAAGGAAGATTTGAAAAATGCATATGACGTTCAGCATAATATTTTGACGATGGCTAATGAAGCGTTAGAATTGTTATCGGAAAGATAG
- a CDS encoding ABC transporter permease codes for MHGLVKCELLKLKRQKVIPISIIITLIPIILGLFNFKANYAVFKDVNTGDWLKAWSQVGMFYAPVMLPIIASVYCAIIFRVEYANGNLKIILSTPVSRKSLYKSKVIISALMVLFLQAVFGISYFIFGKLFGITGSFPISKILELLILGWVGILPLIAIQIHLSLKYEDFTKPIMIASICTLGGFFIGAISGIRYLWPWALQKIPMDLSSGGIEGVIPKAIYILYCLIFAGVIVTIGIKKFENMEIK; via the coding sequence GTGCATGGTTTAGTTAAGTGTGAGCTACTTAAGCTCAAAAGACAAAAGGTTATACCAATTTCAATAATAATAACCCTTATACCAATTATATTAGGATTGTTTAATTTTAAGGCTAATTATGCCGTATTTAAAGATGTAAATACAGGTGACTGGCTTAAGGCATGGTCTCAGGTTGGAATGTTTTATGCACCTGTTATGCTTCCAATAATAGCAAGTGTATACTGCGCCATAATATTCAGGGTTGAATATGCAAATGGCAATTTAAAGATAATTTTATCAACACCTGTATCAAGAAAGTCACTATATAAGTCAAAGGTTATAATATCGGCACTAATGGTATTGTTCCTTCAAGCTGTGTTTGGAATATCATATTTTATTTTTGGAAAACTCTTTGGAATAACAGGTTCATTTCCAATAAGTAAAATACTTGAATTATTAATCCTTGGATGGGTTGGAATCCTTCCACTTATTGCAATACAGATTCATCTTTCATTAAAATATGAGGATTTTACAAAGCCTATAATGATAGCATCAATATGCACACTAGGTGGATTCTTTATAGGAGCTATAAGCGGCATAAGATATTTATGGCCATGGGCTCTTCAAAAAATTCCAATGGATCTTTCAAGTGGAGGCATAGAAGGGGTAATTCCTAAAGCTATTTACATTCTTTACTGCTTAATTTTTGCAGGAGTAATAGTAACAATTGGAATTAAAAAGTTTGAAAACATGGAAATCAAATAA
- a CDS encoding YvrJ family protein, translating to MFDAFVKLVNTVGFPIGVSIYLLVRFEKKIEDLNKSISDLAVVISTVIGKSEK from the coding sequence ATGTTTGATGCATTTGTTAAACTGGTTAATACAGTTGGCTTCCCTATAGGTGTGAGCATATATCTACTAGTTAGATTTGAGAAGAAAATTGAGGATCTCAATAAATCTATCTCGGATTTAGCTGTAGTTATATCCACTGTTATAGGTAAATCTGAAAAATAA
- a CDS encoding LysR family transcriptional regulator — translation MNLEWYYTFIVVAKYENYRKAADELFITQTSVFNHIKNLENLLKLKLFEAKGRNIVLTDDGKFFYSIAVRTISTYEKGIYEMKNSKKKYSFRLNVVVTSYIASYLMPKFLPIFFDVAPNIDISISVMDDHIPQAIEENTYHIGIDRKLPNTDKVIYKNVCEGKIKLIVPNVNANKYLKSEIDFFRKYRILSGNHPSYWTGLIDKIYEIVPEADITKISSVHVTESLIKADQGISYLPIYIFKNSVNKDIRIIESKLIEDPISFTYIIWKKDNSEIKLFLELFTQFIKNEQN, via the coding sequence ATGAATTTAGAATGGTATTACACCTTTATAGTTGTTGCAAAATATGAAAATTATAGAAAAGCAGCAGATGAATTGTTTATAACACAAACTTCAGTATTTAATCATATAAAGAACTTAGAAAATCTTTTAAAGCTAAAGCTTTTTGAGGCAAAAGGGAGAAATATCGTTTTAACAGATGATGGAAAATTTTTTTATTCAATAGCAGTTAGAACAATTAGTACATATGAAAAAGGAATTTATGAAATGAAAAATTCTAAAAAAAAATATTCGTTTAGATTGAATGTTGTAGTAACATCTTACATAGCTTCTTATTTAATGCCTAAATTTTTGCCGATTTTTTTTGATGTTGCACCTAATATAGATATTTCAATTTCGGTTATGGATGATCATATCCCTCAGGCTATAGAAGAGAATACGTATCATATTGGAATAGATAGGAAATTACCTAATACGGATAAGGTAATTTATAAAAATGTGTGTGAAGGAAAAATAAAATTAATAGTTCCTAATGTGAATGCAAATAAATATTTAAAAAGTGAAATTGATTTTTTTAGAAAATATCGTATATTATCTGGCAATCATCCTTCTTATTGGACAGGCTTGATTGATAAAATTTACGAAATAGTTCCAGAAGCTGATATTACAAAGATATCATCTGTTCATGTAACTGAAAGTCTAATAAAAGCAGATCAAGGTATTTCATATTTACCTATATATATTTTTAAGAATTCAGTTAATAAGGATATTCGGATAATTGAATCTAAACTTATAGAAGATCCAATTTCATTCACATATATTATCTGGAAAAAAGACAATTCTGAAATAAAACTTTTTTTAGAATTATTTACTCAATTCATTAAAAATGAGCAAAATTAA
- a CDS encoding ATP-binding protein — protein MCIKKLLSSDVFKPCNFPEHTYIPRESKFGIEYEQRLNLALNVSGTLISIIGASKMGKTVLCEKVIPLEKQVNISGADFLNGEDFWSVIAQKIGLPFEGKTTESKQISNTEHHSKTESFILTKDMVIKHFAINNKVLILDDFHYASNEAQKSIASHLKDAIRRDFRAIIISLPHRADAPIRNNADLAGRLSLIDIESWKINELEEIATKGFKQLNVKISTQVAQKIAIESLTSPQLMQYICLSICTALNVDNGETKEITSDILEKAYKLTTSNLDYADVVNLISKGPLSKGKSRTMYSTKLGEQMDLYKLVVESLSKNPPLMGLTIDDIKERVADLIQNDMMKPDRQKIKNTVTQMQKIITDKDDIFKVLEWKDDMIYITDPLFLFYLRWGR, from the coding sequence ATGTGTATTAAAAAATTGTTATCTTCAGATGTTTTTAAACCATGCAACTTTCCAGAGCATACATACATACCAAGAGAGTCTAAATTCGGGATAGAATATGAGCAAAGACTTAATCTAGCTCTAAATGTATCAGGTACACTAATTTCAATTATTGGTGCGTCTAAAATGGGTAAAACTGTTTTATGTGAAAAAGTTATCCCACTTGAGAAACAAGTTAATATATCTGGTGCTGATTTTTTAAATGGAGAGGACTTCTGGAGTGTAATTGCACAAAAAATCGGGCTACCTTTTGAGGGTAAAACAACTGAAAGTAAACAAATTAGCAATACTGAGCATCATAGCAAAACCGAATCCTTTATATTGACTAAAGATATGGTTATTAAACATTTTGCTATTAATAATAAAGTCTTAATTTTGGATGACTTTCATTATGCCTCAAATGAAGCCCAAAAGAGTATTGCAAGTCATCTTAAAGATGCCATAAGAAGAGATTTTAGAGCAATTATAATTTCATTGCCACATAGGGCAGATGCTCCCATTAGAAATAATGCTGATTTAGCTGGAAGATTAAGTTTAATTGATATTGAATCATGGAAAATAAATGAATTAGAGGAAATAGCAACAAAAGGATTTAAACAACTAAATGTTAAGATTTCAACGCAGGTCGCTCAGAAAATTGCTATAGAAAGCTTAACTTCACCACAGCTTATGCAATATATATGTCTAAGTATTTGCACAGCACTTAATGTTGATAATGGAGAGACTAAGGAAATAACATCGGATATCCTAGAGAAAGCTTATAAACTTACAACCTCTAACCTTGACTATGCAGATGTTGTAAACTTAATTTCAAAAGGTCCATTAAGTAAGGGTAAGTCAAGAACTATGTACTCCACTAAACTGGGTGAACAAATGGATTTATATAAATTAGTAGTAGAGTCTTTGTCTAAAAATCCACCATTAATGGGACTCACAATAGATGATATTAAAGAAAGAGTAGCTGATCTAATACAAAATGATATGATGAAACCAGACAGACAAAAAATCAAAAACACAGTGACTCAAATGCAAAAAATAATTACTGATAAAGATGATATTTTCAAGGTATTGGAATGGAAAGATGACATGATTTATATAACAGATCCTTTATTTCTCTTTTATTTAAGATGGGGAAGATAA
- a CDS encoding ABC transporter permease, which translates to MKDIIKAEFMKIKRKKLFFLILIGELASFFITYIIQGRNTGKQTWMDVLYNFSGFNFMIMIIIFAIVISKLVDVEYKADMWKLMFTTVSDKNKLFAGKFICVMVLIAFSAVVEFFGLIVLGTHVGAEGVDYPLIFKQCALPLIGYLPVIVLQFGLSSMIKNQSISIAGGVVGCFLGVFGLAMPFQKVLIWTYPFLTAPMTTSYEGSKSITIMNQDSMLFSFVSIAVAAVMFFISLHLYNNKENF; encoded by the coding sequence ATGAAAGATATTATTAAAGCTGAATTTATGAAAATTAAAAGGAAAAAACTTTTTTTTCTTATATTGATAGGCGAACTTGCATCATTTTTTATCACTTACATTATTCAAGGAAGAAATACAGGAAAACAGACATGGATGGATGTTTTATATAACTTCAGTGGCTTTAATTTTATGATTATGATTATAATTTTCGCAATCGTAATCTCCAAACTTGTAGATGTTGAATATAAAGCTGATATGTGGAAGCTTATGTTTACAACAGTTAGTGATAAAAACAAGCTTTTTGCAGGCAAGTTTATATGTGTGATGGTGCTTATTGCTTTTTCAGCAGTTGTGGAATTCTTTGGGCTTATAGTTCTTGGGACACATGTTGGAGCAGAAGGTGTTGATTATCCTCTTATATTTAAGCAATGTGCACTGCCTTTAATCGGGTATCTTCCAGTAATAGTACTGCAGTTTGGCCTTTCTTCAATGATAAAGAATCAGAGTATTTCCATAGCAGGCGGTGTTGTTGGATGTTTTCTTGGAGTATTTGGTCTGGCTATGCCTTTTCAAAAAGTTCTTATATGGACATATCCATTCTTAACAGCGCCTATGACAACATCTTACGAGGGAAGTAAATCAATTACTATTATGAATCAGGACAGCATGTTATTTAGTTTTGTGAGCATAGCTGTTGCAGCTGTTATGTTTTTTATATCACTACATCTTTATAATAACAAAGAAAATTTTTAA
- a CDS encoding Fic family protein has product MEYKLLSSIFYSDNSKYEDLYKSRLNSESTYKFNFKINEYDAFVVINNDILKRAQTIMELDRDLLETMHSVPQIALDQYRKRCLIDEIKMTNEIEGVNSTRKEINDILNDITEKNKRKRLYGLVKKYELLIDDDIKLDECEDVRKLYNELVLKDVVDEDSKNEPDGIIFRKDKVYVQNPSGKTIHNGTYPEDKIIKEMSSGLNILNNENYNYLIRIAVFHYIFGYIHPFYDGNGRTSRFISSYLLSRKLQILVSYRLSYTIKENIGSYYKSFKEANDEKNRGDLTIFVIKFFDMLIKSLQDLCGSLEEKDLKLNYFGEISNRLCKQDEKKSSILYILIQNTLFGESGLSVEELSEISETGMSKVRSSLKELEEKEILYITKDGRKKLYDVDLDAMSKLNLQDETLT; this is encoded by the coding sequence ATGGAATATAAATTACTTTCAAGTATATTTTATAGTGATAATAGTAAATATGAAGATTTATATAAAAGTAGACTTAATAGTGAATCAACTTATAAGTTTAATTTTAAGATAAATGAATATGATGCTTTTGTTGTTATTAATAATGATATATTAAAGAGAGCTCAAACTATTATGGAACTGGATCGTGACTTATTAGAAACGATGCACAGCGTGCCACAGATAGCATTAGATCAGTATAGAAAAAGGTGTTTAATAGATGAGATTAAAATGACTAATGAAATCGAGGGTGTAAATAGCACACGAAAAGAAATAAATGATATTTTAAATGATATTACAGAAAAAAATAAAAGAAAAAGGTTATATGGATTAGTAAAAAAATATGAACTATTAATAGATGACGATATAAAACTAGATGAATGTGAAGATGTAAGAAAATTATATAATGAATTAGTATTAAAAGATGTAGTTGACGAAGATTCTAAAAATGAGCCAGATGGGATTATTTTTAGAAAGGATAAAGTATATGTACAAAATCCATCAGGAAAAACAATTCATAATGGTACTTATCCAGAAGATAAAATTATAAAAGAGATGTCTAGTGGCTTAAATATTTTAAATAATGAAAACTATAATTATTTAATAAGAATTGCAGTTTTTCATTATATATTTGGATATATTCATCCATTTTATGATGGAAATGGTAGGACTAGTAGATTTATAAGTAGTTACTTATTATCACGTAAATTACAAATTTTAGTTTCATATAGATTATCATATACGATAAAAGAAAATATAGGTTCATACTACAAAAGTTTTAAAGAGGCTAATGATGAAAAAAACAGAGGCGATTTAACAATTTTCGTAATTAAATTCTTTGATATGCTTATTAAATCGTTACAAGATTTATGCGGCTCACTCGAGGAAAAAGATCTTAAACTTAATTATTTTGGTGAGATATCAAATAGGCTATGTAAACAAGATGAGAAGAAAAGTAGTATTTTATATATATTAATTCAAAATACCTTATTTGGAGAAAGTGGGTTAAGCGTAGAGGAATTATCTGAAATTTCAGAGACAGGTATGTCTAAGGTTAGAAGTTCATTAAAAGAGTTAGAAGAAAAGGAAATTCTTTATATTACAAAAGATGGGAGAAAAAAATTATATGATGTAGATTTAGATGCTATGAGTAAGTTAAATTTACAAGATGAAACCCTAACTTAG
- a CDS encoding ABC transporter ATP-binding protein: MAVIETNNLTKKYNESSVVNNLSISIGEGQVYGFLGPNGAGKTTTIRMILGLIKPTKGSVNVFGMKQCSENRSKILKNVGALIENASSYPHLTAYENLKIMRTLTDSPYDNINKVLKTVRLDDVKNKLVKEFSLGMRQRLGIAMALLRNPKILILDEPTNGLDPSGIHEIRELIKDIPKTYGSTVLISSHLLSEIDQMATNVGVITKGSLVYQGTIEDLRSKGEQKIVLRTDNIQSTINILNENGVAGKINEGCVEMNYFNDSILGKIIDNIVFKGIKVYRIEEEKTSLEDIFLNLTRKEHSL, encoded by the coding sequence ATGGCTGTAATAGAAACAAATAATCTGACCAAAAAATATAATGAAAGTTCTGTAGTTAACAATTTAAGTATATCAATAGGAGAAGGACAAGTTTACGGATTCCTGGGACCAAATGGTGCAGGAAAGACAACAACTATAAGGATGATTCTTGGACTTATCAAGCCTACTAAGGGAAGCGTAAATGTATTTGGCATGAAGCAATGCAGTGAAAACAGATCCAAGATATTAAAGAATGTGGGTGCACTTATTGAGAATGCTTCAAGCTATCCTCATCTTACAGCTTATGAAAACTTAAAAATCATGAGGACTCTTACTGATTCACCTTATGACAATATTAATAAAGTTTTGAAGACTGTAAGATTAGATGATGTTAAGAATAAGCTTGTTAAGGAATTTTCTCTTGGAATGAGACAGAGACTTGGAATAGCTATGGCTCTTCTTAGAAATCCAAAGATTCTTATCCTAGATGAGCCTACTAATGGTCTTGACCCTTCAGGTATTCATGAAATAAGAGAGCTTATAAAGGACATTCCAAAGACTTATGGAAGTACAGTATTAATTTCAAGCCACCTTCTTTCAGAGATTGACCAGATGGCAACTAATGTTGGAGTAATCACAAAAGGAAGCCTTGTATATCAGGGAACTATTGAGGATTTAAGAAGCAAAGGTGAGCAAAAGATTGTCCTTCGTACAGATAATATTCAAAGTACGATCAATATATTAAATGAAAACGGAGTTGCCGGAAAGATAAATGAAGGATGTGTTGAAATGAATTACTTTAATGACAGCATACTAGGCAAGATAATCGACAATATTGTGTTTAAGGGAATTAAGGTTTACAGAATTGAGGAGGAGAAAACTTCTCTTGAGGACATTTTCCTTAATCTTACAAGAAAGGAGCACAGTTTATAA
- a CDS encoding tyrosine-type recombinase/integrase, producing the protein MKTVEPIRDLRTIRSMRAYLRDQSLRNELLFILGINVGLRISDILKLTFDDVLNFKTMSAKEYVIITEKKTSKTKKFYIGTIVSKLIEGYAATLKEVLPDMYVFCSKKSENKPISRQHAWYILNNAAEMIGIVERDYTGKIISGEIGTHTMRKTFGYHAYTNGTTIELLMDIFNHSSKTQTLRYIGITEDQKKDVYMSSNLG; encoded by the coding sequence ATGAAAACTGTAGAACCCATAAGAGATCTAAGAACCATAAGAAGTATGAGAGCATATTTAAGAGATCAAAGTCTTCGCAATGAATTACTATTTATTCTTGGAATAAATGTTGGCCTTCGAATAAGTGATATTTTAAAATTAACCTTTGATGATGTTTTAAACTTTAAGACCATGAGTGCTAAAGAATATGTAATCATCACAGAAAAGAAAACCTCAAAAACCAAAAAGTTTTACATAGGGACCATAGTAAGTAAACTAATTGAAGGTTATGCTGCTACACTAAAAGAAGTGTTACCAGATATGTATGTATTCTGTAGTAAAAAATCAGAAAACAAACCAATATCTCGCCAGCATGCCTGGTATATATTAAATAATGCTGCAGAAATGATAGGAATAGTTGAAAGGGACTATACGGGAAAAATAATATCCGGAGAAATAGGCACCCATACTATGAGAAAGACTTTTGGTTACCATGCTTATACAAACGGAACAACTATAGAGCTGTTAATGGATATATTTAATCATTCCTCTAAAACACAAACTTTAAGATATATAGGTATAACAGAAGATCAGAAAAAGGATGTTTATATGAGCAGCAATTTGGGATAA
- a CDS encoding sigma-70 family RNA polymerase sigma factor: protein MVIIEKYKFLIIKLASTYHIPSYEFEDLVQQGYLSVIKAVNLYTLGRNTFDGYCINSIKTNFNALLKGKVKHYREVPNSDPISKSTAEEYNFTLEDEVIAYEEVKRLYCALEKLEISERSIVERFYFINDTLKEIACDSSQSYNNLLRAKSKALKKLRKYI, encoded by the coding sequence ATGGTCATTATTGAAAAATACAAGTTTTTGATAATTAAGTTAGCATCCACTTATCATATACCTTCTTATGAATTTGAAGATTTAGTTCAGCAAGGATATCTTTCAGTTATAAAAGCAGTTAATCTTTATACCCTTGGTAGAAACACTTTTGATGGTTATTGTATAAATTCTATTAAAACCAATTTTAATGCTCTTCTAAAAGGAAAGGTAAAACACTATAGAGAAGTTCCAAATTCAGATCCTATAAGCAAAAGTACAGCTGAAGAGTATAATTTCACATTAGAGGATGAAGTCATCGCTTACGAAGAAGTTAAAAGGCTTTATTGCGCCTTAGAAAAGTTAGAGATATCTGAAAGATCCATAGTTGAAAGATTTTACTTTATTAATGATACTCTTAAGGAAATAGCTTGTGATAGTAGCCAGAGTTATAATAATTTGTTACGGGCTAAAAGCAAGGCCTTAAAGAAACTTAGAAAATATATATAA
- a CDS encoding replication initiation protein encodes MDKDYLVTKSNYFIMNSSYDLSLEEQKIILTLASMVQPADEEFKPYRFKINEFMALIGVSTKTKYTEIPKITKELMKKVFEIEEGKTLIQTAWLSGVKYEKGTGMIEMIFSPYLKPYMLKLNSMFTQYKLANILSMKSKYSPRIYEFLKCNEFKKQGYIEIEVEELRKLLRADNIYPLYADFKRYVILQTQKELKKISDISFEFEEIKTSRKITSIKFYIISSKNNKASNEIAASLEKINPKLQQNMDDINLIKEVINEPIKDIDALKLFEIAKGDINIIKEKYSYSAAVPKIGNMVGWIIDAIKNDYKSPKGKVNKFNEYEQREYDFKELEKKLLGWK; translated from the coding sequence ATGGATAAAGATTACTTAGTTACTAAGTCCAACTATTTTATTATGAATAGTAGTTATGACTTAAGTTTGGAAGAACAAAAAATTATACTTACGTTGGCCAGTATGGTTCAACCAGCGGATGAAGAATTTAAACCATATAGGTTCAAAATCAATGAGTTCATGGCTCTTATAGGAGTTAGTACTAAAACAAAATATACGGAGATACCTAAGATAACAAAGGAACTTATGAAAAAAGTATTTGAAATAGAGGAAGGAAAGACCTTAATTCAGACAGCATGGTTAAGTGGTGTTAAATATGAAAAAGGTACTGGCATGATTGAAATGATTTTTAGTCCTTATCTAAAACCCTATATGTTAAAGCTTAATAGTATGTTTACTCAGTATAAGTTAGCAAATATCTTAAGTATGAAGAGCAAATACTCGCCTAGGATCTATGAGTTTTTAAAATGTAATGAATTTAAGAAACAAGGATATATAGAAATAGAAGTTGAAGAGTTACGAAAACTTTTAAGGGCGGATAATATTTATCCATTATATGCAGATTTTAAAAGGTATGTAATTCTTCAAACTCAAAAGGAATTGAAAAAAATTAGTGATATAAGCTTTGAATTTGAAGAAATAAAAACCAGCAGGAAGATAACTTCAATTAAATTTTACATAATCAGTAGTAAAAACAATAAAGCTAGCAATGAAATAGCAGCTTCATTAGAAAAAATCAACCCAAAGTTACAACAAAATATGGATGATATTAACCTCATAAAAGAAGTTATAAATGAACCAATAAAAGATATTGACGCACTTAAATTATTTGAAATTGCAAAGGGAGACATAAACATAATCAAAGAAAAATATAGTTATTCAGCGGCAGTACCTAAGATTGGAAACATGGTTGGTTGGATTATTGATGCAATAAAAAATGATTATAAGTCTCCTAAAGGAAAAGTTAATAAATTCAATGAGTATGAGCAGAGAGAATATGATTTTAAAGAATTGGAAAAGAAGCTGCTAGGATGGAAATAA
- a CDS encoding glucosaminidase domain-containing protein, with product MDKIQIIESLIPGALLSYEKYNILPSLTIAQAILETGWLQYVKGNNIFGIKWTEGSGYEVQEFNTHEFINGVSTPMVCRFRKYDTIEDSILDHGKLLSFSRYKSVITSKDYKEACQNVYNSGYCTDEEYPEKLIAIIEQNKLYVYDCTPRSEITENTTDEDIKYLQKCLNSMKIRDVNNNVLAVDGANGPLTISTIKKLQQILNLSIDGICGPEVLTGVKVIMEKPLCSIESTGDKMAIRYIQWRTGSAIDGIYGNETVGLVKEYQRSNKLVIDGIVGNGTWQSLVS from the coding sequence ATGGACAAAATCCAAATAATAGAAAGTCTAATCCCAGGAGCTTTACTATCCTATGAAAAATACAACATACTACCATCCCTAACCATAGCTCAAGCAATACTCGAAACAGGCTGGCTGCAATATGTTAAAGGTAATAACATCTTTGGTATCAAATGGACAGAAGGCTCTGGATACGAAGTTCAAGAATTTAACACTCATGAATTTATAAATGGAGTAAGTACTCCCATGGTATGCAGGTTTAGAAAGTATGATACGATTGAAGACAGCATCCTGGACCATGGAAAGCTTTTAAGCTTTAGCAGGTACAAATCTGTAATAACATCTAAAGACTACAAGGAAGCTTGCCAGAACGTCTATAACTCGGGTTACTGTACAGATGAGGAGTACCCTGAAAAACTAATAGCTATAATTGAGCAAAATAAACTTTATGTTTATGACTGCACTCCTAGATCTGAAATCACTGAAAACACAACTGATGAAGATATTAAATATCTACAAAAATGCTTAAACTCTATGAAAATAAGAGATGTAAATAATAATGTTTTAGCTGTAGACGGAGCCAATGGTCCATTAACTATAAGTACTATTAAAAAGCTCCAGCAAATACTTAACCTTTCTATCGATGGTATATGTGGACCTGAGGTATTAACTGGAGTTAAAGTTATTATGGAAAAGCCCCTATGTAGCATTGAGTCTACGGGAGATAAAATGGCCATAAGATATATCCAATGGAGAACTGGCAGCGCTATCGATGGTATTTATGGAAATGAAACTGTAGGGCTTGTTAAAGAATATCAACGAAGCAATAAATTAGTGATTGATGGAATAGTCGGTAACGGTACTTGGCAAAGCTTAGTCTCTTAA
- a CDS encoding DUF2922 domain-containing protein, translated as MNKLVMRFLTTIEGKYFTLSVDDIKANDKGPTITEAEVNALMDLVIAKNIFLSTSGDLTGKKDAKIVTTDTNTITVA; from the coding sequence ATGAATAAATTAGTTATGAGATTTTTAACTACTATTGAGGGTAAGTATTTTACGTTAAGTGTAGATGACATTAAAGCTAATGATAAGGGACCTACTATAACAGAAGCTGAGGTAAATGCTCTTATGGATTTAGTTATTGCAAAAAACATTTTTCTATCAACTAGTGGTGATTTAACTGGCAAGAAAGATGCTAAAATAGTTACTACTGATACAAATACAATTACAGTAGCATAG
- a CDS encoding YbhB/YbcL family Raf kinase inhibitor-like protein has product MKINVTTENGYLPAKHSKFAEEKYQYKGNPCISFPIEFIDVSDKVKSIAITFLDHDAIPLCGFTWIHWLGCNIPANINCLPENISVDNSLNIVQGQNSFASAYVGETDSNITNRYAGPTPPDKEHEYTLKVYGLDKKLDLEQGYFMNDFYKAINGHVVESDELRILAHS; this is encoded by the coding sequence ATGAAAATTAATGTTACAACAGAAAATGGTTATTTACCCGCTAAACACTCAAAATTTGCTGAGGAGAAATATCAATATAAAGGAAATCCATGTATATCTTTTCCTATTGAATTTATTGATGTTTCTGATAAAGTTAAATCTATAGCTATTACTTTTTTAGATCATGATGCTATTCCACTTTGTGGTTTCACTTGGATACACTGGCTAGGGTGTAATATTCCAGCTAACATTAACTGTCTTCCAGAAAATATAAGTGTAGATAATAGTCTAAATATTGTGCAAGGGCAAAATAGCTTTGCTTCAGCATATGTTGGGGAAACTGATTCTAATATAACGAATAGATATGCTGGACCAACTCCACCAGACAAAGAACATGAGTATACACTAAAAGTATATGGGCTTGATAAAAAATTGGACCTAGAGCAAGGATATTTCATGAATGATTTTTATAAAGCTATTAATGGCCATGTTGTAGAGTCTGATGAATTAAGAATATTAGCACATTCTTAA
- a CDS encoding DUF1659 domain-containing protein: MAVISTKVSSILKLTMKTGIDENGKDEFATKSLGNVKVNAVDADIFAVGQAISKIKTYPLVGIDRQDQYSLVTE; this comes from the coding sequence ATGGCCGTTATATCAACAAAGGTATCAAGTATTTTAAAACTTACAATGAAAACAGGCATAGACGAGAATGGCAAAGATGAATTTGCAACAAAAAGCCTAGGTAATGTAAAAGTTAATGCAGTGGATGCTGACATTTTTGCAGTAGGACAAGCTATCTCTAAGATCAAAACTTATCCATTGGTTGGAATAGATAGACAAGATCAGTATAGCCTAGTTACTGAATAG